Proteins encoded in a region of the Cydia splendana chromosome 19, ilCydSple1.2, whole genome shotgun sequence genome:
- the LOC134799854 gene encoding uncharacterized protein LOC134799854: protein MSSANFGVLDTFDHNVQSWNSYKGRLQQYFIANDIDNAKDATGIKRRAILLTALKEETYKLAADLVLPKQLDSVPYEDIIKLLDNHFTPKRVGFGERHKFYAAVQQAGETHTQWAARLRGLTAYCSFSNVEEALRDRFIMGLLPGLEKEKLYAQNISVLTLAKAVEFAENIRCARAGATAAGITPSSSDVYKIASNKQQNKSDEKVKCSKCGYTNHKVSECRFTNYVCKKCKVKGHLGRMCPSVKYLDINYDGEDDDVLAE from the exons atgtctagTGCTAATTTCGGTGTGTTGGATACCTTTGATCATAACGTTCAAAGTTGGAACAGCTACAAAGGCCGATTACAGCAGTATTTTATCGCAAATGATATAGATAATGCGAAAGATGCGACGGGAATAAAAAGACGGGCCATATTGCTAACAGCACTCAAGGAAGAAACGTACAAGCTTGCAGCTGATTTGGTCCTGCCAAAGCAACTGGACAGCGTGCCTTATGAAGATATTATAAAACTTCTGGACAACCATTTCACACCTAAGCGGGTTGGATTCGGCGAACGCCACAAATTCTACGCCGCGGTGCAGCAGGCCGGCGAGACTCATACACAATGGGCCGCTCGGCTGCGAGGACTCACCGCTTATTGTAGTTTCAGCAACGTGGAAGAGGCATTACGCGATCGGTTTATCATGGGTTTGCTTCCAGGCCTTGAAAAGGAAAAATTGTATGCGCAAAACATCTCCGTGCTGACGCTAGCGAAAGCGGTCGAGTTCGCCGAAAACATTCGCTGTGCGCGTGCCGGGGCCACCGCAGCTGGTATTACGCCTTCTTCGAGCGACGTTTACAAAATCGCGTCCAATAAACAGCAAAATAAGTCTGACGAGAAAGTGAAGTGTTCAAAATGCGGCTATACTAATCATAAAGTGTCGGAGTGTCGGTTCACTAATTACGTATGCAAAAAGTGCAAAGTGAAGGGTCATTTAGGTAGAATGTGCCCTAGTGTTAAATATTTGGATATTAATTACGATGGCGAGGACGACGACG TCCTTgcagaataa